The sequence CCGGCCAGGCCGCCTCGGGCGGGGTGCTCGGCGGCACCTCGATGGGCGTGATCATCGGCCTCGTCTTCGTCTGCGCCGCCCTGGCCTTCAAGGTCTCGGCCGTGCCGTTCCACATGTGGACGCCGGACGTCTACGAAGGCGCGCCGACCCCGGTCACCGCCTTCTTCGCGGCGGCCCCGAAGGTGGCGGCCATGGCGCTGTTCGTCCGCGTCCTGGTCGAGCCCTTCGGCCATCTCACCAGCCAGTGGCAACAGATCATCGTCGCCGCCTCGGCCCTGTCCATGATCCTCGGCGCCTTCGCCGCGATCGCGCAGACCAACATCAAGCGGCTGATGGCCTATTCCTCGATCGGCCATGTCGGCTTCGCGCTGCTCGGCCTCGCCGCCGGCACGCAGCAGGGGATCACCGGCGTAATCGTCTACATGGCGATCTATATCCCGATGAGCCTCGGCGCCTTCGCCGTGATCCTGTCGATGCGGATCAACGGCAAGCAGGTGGAGGGGATCCAGGATCTCGCCGGCCTCGGCAAGACCAGCCCGGGCCTGGCCTTCGCCCTCGTCATCATGATGTTCTCGATGGCCGGCATCCCGCCGCTGGCCGGCTTCTTCGCCAAGCTCTACGTCTTCCGCGCGGTGATCGAGCAGGGCTTCATCGTGCTGGCCGTCATCGGCGTGCTGGCCAGCGTGGTGTCGGCGGTCTACTACCTGAAGATCATCCGGGTGATGTATTTCGACGAGCCGAAGATCGCCTTCGACAAGCCGGAAGGAGCTGCGATCCCGGCGATCCTCGCCGTCTCGACCCTGTTCATCGTGGTGTTCTGGCTGCTGCCGGCACCGCTGACCGGGGCAGCCCAGGCGGCCGCGGCCAGCCTGTTCGGGGGCTGATGAATATCGCCCTGCCGCAGGGCTGGCGGCTCGACGCGCGGGACCGCGTCGGCAGCACCAATGACGAGGCGCGGGCGCTCGCCGTGGCGGGCGCCCCGCACGGCACCATCGTCTGGGCCCGGCGGCAGGACGCGGCCCGGGGGCGGCGCGGCCGCGCCTGGTCCTCGCCGGAAGGCAATCTCGCCTGCTCGGCCATCCTGCGGCCGGACATCCCCTTCGCCCGGGCCGGGGAGCTGACCTTCGTCGTCGGCGTCGCCCTGGCCGATGCGGTCGCCGGCTTCGGGGTCGAGCCGAAGCTGAAATGGCCGAACGACGTGCAGATCGCCGGCGACAAGCTGGCCGGCATCCTGCTGGAGGCCGCGGTGGCGACGGACCGGTCGGTCGACTGGATCGTCGCCGGCACCGGCGTGAACATCGCGCACCATCCTCAGCTCGCCGACTACCATGCCACCAGCCTGCACGCCGCCGGCGCGCGGGACGCCACGGTCGAGGCGGTGCTGGAACGCTACACTGCGGCGCTGGACCGCCGCCTGGCGGAATGGCGCGAGGAGGGCTTCGACGCCACCCGGGCGGCCTGGCTGGGCCGCGCCGTCGGCCTCGGCGCCCGCATCAAGGTAAGGCTGGAGACCGAGACGCTGGAGGGCGTCTTCGAGCACATCGACCCCAGCGGCGCTCTGATCTTGCGCACCGACACCGGCCGGCACAGCATCACCGCAGGCGACGTCTTCTTCGGGAGGGGCTGAGATGCTTCTCGCCATCGATGCGGGCAACACCAACATCGTCTTCGCGGTGTTCGACGGCGCCCAGCAGAAGGGCCAGTGGCGCATCGCCACCGACAGCCGCCGCACCTCCGACGAATACGCCGTCTGGCTGGTCTCGCTGATGCAGATGCGGGGGCTGCGTCCGGTCGACGTCACCCGCTCGATCCTGTCCAGCGTGGTGCCGGCCGCCACCTTCAACCTGGCCAAGCTGTGCCGCGACCATTTCGGCACCGACCCGATGCGGGTCGGCGACCCGTCGGTCCAGCTCGGCATCAAGAACCTGTTGCTGAATCCGCGCGAGGCCGGGGCCGACCGCCTGGTCAATGCCGTTTCCGCCGGCGCTACCTATCCCAAGCCGCTGATCGTGGTCGACATCGGCACCGGCACCACCTTCGACGTGGTCAACGCCGACGGCGACTTCGTCGGCGGCATCATCGCCCCGGGGCCGCAGCTCGCGCTCGACGCGCTGCACAAGGTCGCGGCCCAGCTGCCCAAGGTCGAGATCGTGCGGCCGGAGCGGGTGATCGGCCCCGGCACCATCCCGGCCATGCAGTCCGGCATGTTCTGGGGCTATCTCAGCATGATCGAGGGCCTGATCACCCGCATCAAGGCCGAGCTGTCGCCGACTGGCACGCCGCCGGTCACGGTGATCACCACGGGCGGCCTCGGTAGCGTTTTCGCCCAGGCGACCGATATGATTGATCACATCGACAGCGAACTGACCCTGCGCGGATTGCGCCTCATCTACGAGCGAAACGCCACCACATGAATCTCTCCCCCGCGGCCAACGGCCCCGACGACGCCCTCTACTTCCTGCCGCTCGGCGGCGCCGGCGAGATCGGGATGAACCTGTATCTCTACGGTCACGCGGGCCGCTGGCTGATGGTCGATTGCGGGGTCACCTTCGCCGACGAATCGGTGCCGGGCGTCGACCTGATCGTGCCCGACCCGGTGTTCATCGAGCAGCGGCGCGACAAACTGCTCGGCCTCGTGATCACCCACGCGCATGAGGACCATATCGGCGCCATCACCCTCCTGTGGCCCGACCTGCGCTGCCCGATCTACGCCACGCCCTTCACCGCCGCGGTGCTGCGGATCAAGCTGCGCGAGACCGACTTCGCCGACCGGGTGCCGATTATCGAGGTGCCGCTGGGCGGCGATGTCGAGATCGGCCCGTTCGGCGTCGGCTTCATCACCATGACCCATTCGGTGCCGGAGCCGAACGCCCTGGTGATCCGCACCAGCCACGGCGCCGTCGTCCACACCGGCGACTGGAAGCTGGACCCGGCGCCGCAGATCGGCGCGGTGACCGACGAGGCGACCTTGCGCCAGCTCGGCGACAAGGGCGTGGTCGCGGTGATGGGCGACAGCACCAACGCCCTGACCCCCGGCCGCTCCGGCTCCGAGGAGGATGTGCGGAAGGGCCTGGCGGAGGTGATCGCGGCCCAGCCGAACCGTGTCGTCGTCACCTGCTTCTCCTCCAATGTCGCCCGCATCCACAGCGTGGCGCTGGCGGCGCAGCAGGCCGGGCGGCAATGCGCCCTGGTCGGCCGGTCGCTGTGGAAGATCATGGAGGCGGCGCAGAGCACCGGCTACATGACCGACCTGGCGGAGCCCTTCGTGCGCGAGGACCAGGCCGGCTACATCCCGCGCGACAAGATCGTGCTGATCTGCACCGGCAGCCAGGGCGAGGCGCGGTCGGCCCTGGCGCGCATCGCCGGCGACAGCCATCCGCACATCACGCTCGAGGCCGGCGACACGGTGATCTTCTCGGCCCGCGAGATCCCGGGCAACGAGAAGGCGATCGGCCGGGTGCAGAACGCGCTGGTGGCCCAGGGCATCACCCTGATCACGCCGGACGACGCCAATGTCCATTGCTCCGGCCATCCGGCGCGGGACGAGCTGACCACCCTCTACCAGTGGCTGAAGCCGCAGGCGGTGGTGCCGGTGCATGGCGAGGAGCGGCACATGCGCGCCCATGCGGCGCTGGCCGAGGCCGGACAGGTGAAGCAGACGCTGGTGCCGCGCAACGGCGCCCTGATCCGCTTGGCGCCCGGACCGCTTGAGATCGTCGACAATGTCGAGCACGGAAGGCTGGCGCTGGACGGGCATCATCTGGTGCCGCTGGGCGGCGAGGCGATCCGCGACCGTCAGCGCATCATCCATAACGGCGCCGCGGTGGTGACCCTGGTGCTGGACCGCGACGGCCGTCTGGCCGCCGACCCGAAGGTGGCGCTGCTCGGTATCGAGGATGCCGAGGACCAGGCCGACAGCGAAGCCGAGGTGGCGGAGGAGGTGCGTTCGGCCATCGAGTCCCTGCCGCGGGCCCAGCGTAACGACGATGCGGCGATCAGCGAGAGCGCGCGGGTCACGGTGCGGCGGACCATCCGCAGCTGGCACGGCAAGAAGCCGGTCACCGAGGTGCATCTGGTGCGGCTCTGACATGATCGGCCGCCTCAACCACGTCGCCATCGCGGTGCCGGACCTGCCGGCCGCGGTGGCGCTGTATGGCGATACGCTGGGGGCGGAGGTGTCGGCGCCGGTCGACCTGCCGGAGCACGGCGTCACCACTGTCTTCGTCACCCTGCCGAACACCAAGATCGAGCTGCTGCACCCGCTGGGCGAGGCCTCGCCGATCGCCAAGTTCCTGGAGCGCAACCCGAAGGGCGGCATCCACCACCTCTGCTATGAGGTCGAGGACATCCTGGCGGCGCGCGACCGGCTGGTCGCGGCGGGCCTGCGCGTGCTCGGCGACGGCGAGCCGAAGATCGGCGCCCACGGCAAGCCGGTGCTGTTCCTGCATCCGGCCGACCTGGCCGGCACCCTGACCGAGATCGAGCAGGTGTAAGGCCGGGACGAAAAGACCTATGCATCCCGTCTTCATGGACGGGTAAGGAGAAGGAACACTCGGGAAGGGAACAGCATGGGCCTGGTCAGCGGCATCGTCGTCTTCGTCATCATCTGGTGGACCGTGATCTTCGCGGTCCTGCCCTGGGGCGTGCGGCCCGAGGTCGACGACGCGCAGCCGGGCCACCAGGTCGGGGCGCCGGCCAATCCGCGGATATGGCGCAAGGTGCTGATCACCACCGCCATCACCGTCGTGCTATGGGTGGTGATCGACATCCTCATCACCGAGAATGTGTTCTCCTTCCGGGACTGGGCGGAATCATGGACGAGAGCGCAGCAGTGACGGGCCCGGCGCCGGCGAAGACCTACTGCGCCTTCGCCGAGAGCGACCCGCTGCACAAGGCCTATCACGACACCGAATACGGCTTCCCGGCCCGCGACGATGCGGTGCTGTTCGAGCGGCTGATCCTCGAGATCAACCAGGCCGGCCTGTCCTGGGACCTGATGCTGAAGAAGCGCGAGACCTTCCGCCGCGCCTATGCCGGCTTCGACATCGACAAGGTCGCGGCCTTCGGCGACGCCGACCGCGCCCGGCTGCTGGCCGATCCCGGCGTCATCCGCAACCGGTTGAAGGTGGATGCCGCGATCGACAACGCCAGGCGGCTGCAGGCGATCCGGGAAAGCCACGGCAGCTTCGCCGCCTGGCTCGACGCCCATCACCCGCTGACCAAGGCGGAATGGGTGAAGCTGTTCAAGAAGACCTTCCGTTTCACCGGCGGCGAAATCGTCGGCGAGTTCCTGATGAGCCTCGGCTACCTGCCGGGCACGCATCACCCCGGCTGTCCGGTCTACGCCACGATCCTGACGCTGGATCCGCCCTGGCGGCGCGGGGGCTGACGCGCCAATCCCGTCCTCAAGGCCGCACCCCTAAAAAGACACGAGTCTCCGTCAATGATGACTCCCGTCTGGAGCAGTGCGGCGCAGAGGCTGGGGACTTCATGATCGGCCTTCGTTCCACGGCCTCTCGAGGGGCCGCTCTGGTGTTCGTCGTCGCGGCCGCCGCGGCGCTGGCCGTCGGCTTCGCCTGGGATCGGCCGCCGCCGTCCGAGCGCAGCCTGCCGCCCTGGCCGGCGGGTGTCGGGCGGTCGGAGGAGTACGCTTTCGGCGATGCGGTCGGCGCACGCGACCTGCGTGCCTGGGGGCCGGTCTTCGACACCTTGGCGGAGCGCTACGGCGGCAAGGCGCGGCTGAGGCTCATCCATCTCACCCTGCAGGCGGATGCCAATCTCGCGGCGCTGCGGCGCCGCTTCGACGAGGAGATGGTCGATCGCCGTCGCTGGCGGACGGTGACGCCGGAGACGTGGCTCGACGGGGCGTGGGCCCATGGCTATGAAAGCTCGGACGGCCGCGACGTGCTCATGCTGGTGGCACTGAAGCCGCGGCCCGGCGAGACGCTGGTGCCGTTCAATGTCCTGACGACCATCGCCGGCCGATGAAGAACCGGCGGCCATGACCGGCATAACCGGTAATGTTCAGGGAGGCGCAGTCCGGGGATATGCACAAAAAAACGGCAGGGCCGAAGCGCCTGCCGGTCGAAAACCTGTCCTTATAGTTGTGTCCAGCGGACTTTAGTCCTGCCGGCACTCCCGACAGTTTCCTCCCTAAACTCGAGCCTGCCCTTGTCGTTTGCTTTTGTTCAGGCGAGGCGGACCTTAGCGAGGATTCATGCGGCTGTCACGCAGAATCGCATGCCCCCCATGCGGCCAGATCAGGGCCAATTTGTGCACAATCAAATCCACCGGAATCCCGCCGCCGGATCGATATCCCACACGCAGTCGGCGAGCGCTTTAACACCCACCTAGGCGATAAGGCCGAAGGCTATTCCCTGGGCGATTGCGCAAACCGGCGGCATCGATCGCCGCAGCGCAGTCGCGGAGGCCATTCATTCCGGTCGTGCATTGAACCATACCAAGGCCGGGGCTGGCGATCTCGGCCGCTTCCGCTCACTGATTCCGGTCTCGGGGTTGCTCGCAACCACGATCCTCTCGCATCCCGCGCCGGCGGGTTCGTTCAATCATCCCTTCAGTATGCCACGCTGATTCACAGTCGGCTCTGAGGGCACAGCAACGGAGGACAGGCCGATGGCGGATGCATCAGGGACCGGACGAGGGAGCGGAGGCCGGAGCGGAGGCCGGAGCGGTCACGCCGACCTAGCGAACCAGCCGAGATTTATCAGCTGGCTCAATGCCCTGACGGGCGCTGGCGCCAGTGGCAACCTCCCCGCATCGTCCCAGGCGGGGAGGGCGGCGGGGGACATCAGGAGGGGGCCACCGCGGCGTCGCCGCAGCCCGCTCCGGGGGGCGAGTGGATCGAGATGCTGCCGTCCGGAGCGGAGGTGACAGCGGCGGTCACCGAATTGCTCAGCAGCGACCTCGAACTGGCCCGGAAGGTGGACGCCGTCTTCAAAGATCCCGATTTCGTTGCTTTCATGGGTGCGCGGACTGACTCGGACGATCCGGCACAGCCCGCTCCGGACCTCGAGGCGGTCCAGGCCGCTGTCCGGCAAATCATCAACGAAATTGGCGCGAGACCGTCCGACAAGAATGCCGCCATACGTTGGGCGGTCAATTTCTGGCAGGTTGCCAAGACGACGGGCCTGATCAGCCTCCTGGGTTTCGGTCTCCGGCCAGGTTTCCAATCCTTAACCGCTCAGTCGCTGAATCTCGGCCAGCCTGACGAAAATACCGGACTCGCCGAAGGCGTATTCTACACAGGTCAGGCCGTCAGCTCTCTCATCATGCTGACCTCGGCTGCCTTGAACGCCAAGGACCAGAAGTGGGATGCCACCATCGGAGACCTCATCTATACCTTGTCCATGCTTGGCGGCATTGGATTCGCGAGAAGCTACAATGTCGCTGCCAGCCTTGCGCCGGCGACGGTAGGCGCCGCTTTCTATGCAACCTTTACTGAAATCTTAAAGACATTCAGGACGATGAAGGTGCCGCAGCTTGCTGGCGTCGACCCGACCGGTTGGAGAAAGATCGGAGCATATATGGCGGGAGCCACCACGTTTACCTTGAGCTTCATTCCTGCCACAGCCTGGTCATATTCAAACGATTACGTCGGGCCCGGCAGGTTTGCAGACCAGAATGCCGGCGACCTCATCCGAAGAGGAGCCCAGATCGGCGTCTTGTGGGCCGGAGCGCTGGTCGGTTACAATGTCCTCACGCCGCCACTCGTGAAACTGGTCGCGGGCAACCAATTCGGGGCTATCGGCCCGCTCGAATACGAGGCCGAGTGGAAATCGAATAAGGAATTGCTCGAGAAGAGCCCTAAGGAACTGCTCAGCTCTGCATTTGCAGTGGCAAACGATAGCAATAAGTTCTTTGCATTCGTCTTGGTGTTCAATACATATTTGGCGCTCAATGGGGGAGTGAGGCTGGGTCCGGCCGGGCAGGATGCGATTCCGAATGAAGCGCTCCGTATTTTTGTCAATACAGTGATTTCGAGCATATTTTGTCTGGGGCTGTGCTATATTTACGAAATGCAATACGGCACAAGGAAGCAGAAGCCGAGCGAGGTCTTGACCGAAGGCAGCGAAGGACATGAGCGGGTAGAGGCTGCCCTGGACGCGTTCTACGGTGAGGTGGTCGCAGCGGAAGAACCGATCGCGATCGCCGACCTGCCCGATCTGATCGCGCAACGCGCAGCCACTTTGGAGACCGACGCGGAGAGCGCCTTGTTCACCGTGCTCGTCTACACCCAGACGGTGCCCCGGGCGATCGAAGAGGACCGGGTATCGAATGTGGCGCCCACGCCGCCGCAATCAGAGGGCGGCGGCGTGGATGCAGAGGATCCTGAGCCAGCCGTGTCGCCGCCGGAGGACGAGGTGAGCCCAGGTGGAACCCGATGACCATCCCCGATCGCCGCATGTGAAGGGAATGGGGCGGTCATCGGCAGATTCGTCGACCCGTGGAACCGCGCATGGACAGGCTGCCGGTCCTTCCCTAAAGTCGCGCGCCTGACGTCCTCAATGGTTCCAGACGGAAGCCCGCTCGATGCGCCTGTCCCAGTTCTTCCTGCCCACCCTGAAGGAGAATCCCAGCGAGGCGCAGATCGTGTCGCACCGGCTGATGCTGCGCGCCGGCATGATGCGCCAGGAGGCGGCCGGCATCTATGCCTGGTTGCCGCTGGGCTTCCGGGTGCTGAAGAAGATCGAGCAGGTGGTGCGCGAGGAGCAGGACCGCTTCGGCTGCCAGGAACTGCTGATGCCGACGATCCAGCCGGCCGATCTGTGGCGCGAGAGCGGCCGCTACGACGATTACGGCAAGGAGATGCTGCGCATCCGCGACCGGCACGACCGCGACATGCTGTTCGGGCCGACCAATGAGGAGATGATCACCGACATCTTCCGGTCATCTGTGAAAAGCTACAAGCAGCTGCCGCAGCTGCTGTACCACATCCAGTGGAAGTTCCGGGACGAGGTGCGCCCCCGCTTCGGCGTGATGCGCGGCC comes from Inquilinus sp. Marseille-Q2685 and encodes:
- the nuoN gene encoding NADH-quinone oxidoreductase subunit NuoN, which produces MVSLPDLMPALPEIFLACAGMALLLIGVFLGERSTRIVASLAVMSFIIAGALLLMGPGGRAVTFSGMFVADGFAVFMKILVLVGSALALIMSLDYLEHEGMSRFEYPVLFVLATVGMMLMVSANNLISLYLGLELQSLSLYVVAAFNRDSERSSEAGLKYFVLGALSSGLLLYGASLVYGFLGTTGFDALAQALSGQAASGGVLGGTSMGVIIGLVFVCAALAFKVSAVPFHMWTPDVYEGAPTPVTAFFAAAPKVAAMALFVRVLVEPFGHLTSQWQQIIVAASALSMILGAFAAIAQTNIKRLMAYSSIGHVGFALLGLAAGTQQGITGVIVYMAIYIPMSLGAFAVILSMRINGKQVEGIQDLAGLGKTSPGLAFALVIMMFSMAGIPPLAGFFAKLYVFRAVIEQGFIVLAVIGVLASVVSAVYYLKIIRVMYFDEPKIAFDKPEGAAIPAILAVSTLFIVVFWLLPAPLTGAAQAAAASLFGG
- a CDS encoding biotin--[acetyl-CoA-carboxylase] ligase, coding for MNIALPQGWRLDARDRVGSTNDEARALAVAGAPHGTIVWARRQDAARGRRGRAWSSPEGNLACSAILRPDIPFARAGELTFVVGVALADAVAGFGVEPKLKWPNDVQIAGDKLAGILLEAAVATDRSVDWIVAGTGVNIAHHPQLADYHATSLHAAGARDATVEAVLERYTAALDRRLAEWREEGFDATRAAWLGRAVGLGARIKVRLETETLEGVFEHIDPSGALILRTDTGRHSITAGDVFFGRG
- a CDS encoding type III pantothenate kinase; the protein is MLLAIDAGNTNIVFAVFDGAQQKGQWRIATDSRRTSDEYAVWLVSLMQMRGLRPVDVTRSILSSVVPAATFNLAKLCRDHFGTDPMRVGDPSVQLGIKNLLLNPREAGADRLVNAVSAGATYPKPLIVVDIGTGTTFDVVNADGDFVGGIIAPGPQLALDALHKVAAQLPKVEIVRPERVIGPGTIPAMQSGMFWGYLSMIEGLITRIKAELSPTGTPPVTVITTGGLGSVFAQATDMIDHIDSELTLRGLRLIYERNATT
- a CDS encoding ribonuclease J, with product MNLSPAANGPDDALYFLPLGGAGEIGMNLYLYGHAGRWLMVDCGVTFADESVPGVDLIVPDPVFIEQRRDKLLGLVITHAHEDHIGAITLLWPDLRCPIYATPFTAAVLRIKLRETDFADRVPIIEVPLGGDVEIGPFGVGFITMTHSVPEPNALVIRTSHGAVVHTGDWKLDPAPQIGAVTDEATLRQLGDKGVVAVMGDSTNALTPGRSGSEEDVRKGLAEVIAAQPNRVVVTCFSSNVARIHSVALAAQQAGRQCALVGRSLWKIMEAAQSTGYMTDLAEPFVREDQAGYIPRDKIVLICTGSQGEARSALARIAGDSHPHITLEAGDTVIFSAREIPGNEKAIGRVQNALVAQGITLITPDDANVHCSGHPARDELTTLYQWLKPQAVVPVHGEERHMRAHAALAEAGQVKQTLVPRNGALIRLAPGPLEIVDNVEHGRLALDGHHLVPLGGEAIRDRQRIIHNGAAVVTLVLDRDGRLAADPKVALLGIEDAEDQADSEAEVAEEVRSAIESLPRAQRNDDAAISESARVTVRRTIRSWHGKKPVTEVHLVRL
- the mce gene encoding methylmalonyl-CoA epimerase codes for the protein MIGRLNHVAIAVPDLPAAVALYGDTLGAEVSAPVDLPEHGVTTVFVTLPNTKIELLHPLGEASPIAKFLERNPKGGIHHLCYEVEDILAARDRLVAAGLRVLGDGEPKIGAHGKPVLFLHPADLAGTLTEIEQV
- a CDS encoding DUF1467 family protein, which encodes MGLVSGIVVFVIIWWTVIFAVLPWGVRPEVDDAQPGHQVGAPANPRIWRKVLITTAITVVLWVVIDILITENVFSFRDWAESWTRAQQ
- a CDS encoding DNA-3-methyladenine glycosylase I; the encoded protein is MDESAAVTGPAPAKTYCAFAESDPLHKAYHDTEYGFPARDDAVLFERLILEINQAGLSWDLMLKKRETFRRAYAGFDIDKVAAFGDADRARLLADPGVIRNRLKVDAAIDNARRLQAIRESHGSFAAWLDAHHPLTKAEWVKLFKKTFRFTGGEIVGEFLMSLGYLPGTHHPGCPVYATILTLDPPWRRGG